A single genomic interval of Halobacillus halophilus DSM 2266 harbors:
- a CDS encoding DUF3696 domain-containing protein, with translation MIKTWSVEHFKSIYEETELEISPLTIFTGANSSGKSTILQSILLTAQTIQNSISSKSIILNGHIIKLGTFDDILSNHSIIDDTQHISIGFDLNIDTSDDWNRFLFSDSLMVEDIKNSLVSSKFSFYKNEDNEITNLHPDLESSEVHIEFTSSDKEDNKPKYNLSINKSNLSVDQRKKDYKIRDTEIDEQLLKYEVKTNFDVEDTPFFPYTEGKGKEKIKLAGSKMHHFLPLGLGVVYNETYQTAKSLIDLFINSERTYYSRHRRRVALDSLESGSNIEFINIIMEEIKDFNSTLFQSNLSGIQKKVVAGNYEELLNEFTLRKFRKYIMSLTRNQRTDLESRFKQQEANLLSVLTRDKADVYQLDSTSLPDPIEAGVAYVRNFFSKNVKYLGPLRDDPKPVYPHSGATDSMDVGFRGEHTAAVLEIHKGTEVSYLSPEDLEKGGDISPKKNSLIQAVLEWLRYMGIVTNVKTVDKGKLGHELKVSTNNNDNYHDLTNVGVGVSQVLPILVLSLLADKGSTLIFEQPELHLHPRVQTRLADFFVSMIQLNKQCIVESHSEYMVNRLRYRSVVSEDSFISDNVMMYFVEKEDGKSIYNPVKINRYGVIEDWPKGFFDENEENSAAILRAAMQKRRKERGKIND, from the coding sequence TTGATTAAAACTTGGTCAGTTGAACACTTTAAATCGATCTATGAAGAAACGGAACTTGAAATATCACCATTAACAATTTTCACAGGAGCAAATAGTTCCGGAAAAAGCACTATCCTTCAAAGTATTCTGTTAACAGCACAAACTATACAAAATAGTATCTCCTCCAAGTCAATAATACTTAATGGTCACATCATTAAACTCGGAACTTTTGATGATATTTTATCCAATCATTCAATAATAGATGACACCCAACATATTAGTATAGGATTTGACCTTAATATTGATACAAGTGATGATTGGAACAGGTTTTTATTTTCTGATAGTTTGATGGTAGAAGATATTAAGAATAGTTTAGTAAGTTCAAAGTTTAGCTTTTATAAGAATGAAGATAACGAGATAACCAATTTACATCCCGATTTAGAATCTAGTGAAGTTCACATAGAATTCACCTCTAGTGACAAAGAGGACAATAAACCGAAATATAACTTAAGTATCAATAAATCCAACTTATCTGTGGATCAACGGAAAAAAGATTACAAGATTAGGGATACGGAAATTGATGAACAATTATTGAAATATGAAGTAAAGACCAACTTTGATGTAGAGGATACTCCTTTTTTCCCTTACACAGAAGGAAAAGGTAAAGAAAAAATAAAACTAGCCGGATCTAAAATGCATCATTTTTTGCCTCTTGGCTTAGGGGTAGTTTATAACGAAACATATCAAACGGCTAAAAGTTTAATAGATTTATTTATCAATTCAGAAAGAACTTACTACTCAAGACATAGAAGACGTGTAGCATTAGATAGCTTGGAAAGTGGCAGTAACATTGAATTTATAAATATTATTATGGAAGAGATTAAAGATTTTAACAGTACATTATTTCAATCAAATCTGTCAGGAATTCAAAAAAAAGTAGTTGCTGGTAATTATGAGGAATTATTAAATGAATTTACACTTAGGAAGTTCAGAAAATATATAATGTCTTTAACAAGAAATCAAAGAACAGATTTAGAAAGTAGATTTAAACAACAAGAAGCAAATTTATTATCAGTGTTAACTAGGGATAAAGCCGATGTTTATCAATTAGACAGTACGAGCCTACCAGATCCAATTGAAGCTGGTGTGGCATATGTCAGGAATTTCTTTTCCAAAAATGTAAAATATCTAGGTCCGTTAAGAGATGATCCGAAACCAGTCTATCCTCACTCTGGAGCTACAGACTCTATGGACGTTGGTTTTAGAGGCGAACACACTGCAGCTGTATTAGAGATACATAAGGGCACAGAAGTTAGTTATTTATCTCCAGAAGATTTAGAAAAAGGAGGAGATATCTCACCTAAGAAAAACTCCTTAATACAGGCTGTTCTTGAATGGCTTAGATATATGGGGATTGTTACTAATGTGAAAACTGTCGATAAGGGTAAGCTTGGACATGAATTAAAAGTTTCAACAAACAACAATGATAATTACCATGATTTGACAAATGTGGGTGTGGGAGTCAGTCAAGTCCTTCCAATACTAGTGTTATCTCTCCTTGCAGATAAAGGATCAACATTAATATTCGAACAACCCGAATTACATTTACATCCACGCGTCCAAACTAGACTAGCCGACTTCTTTGTTTCAATGATTCAATTAAATAAACAGTGTATTGTAGAATCACATAGTGAATATATGGTAAATAGACTTAGATATAGATCAGTTGTGTCAGAAGATTCTTTTATCTCTGATAATGTAATGATGTATTTTGTTGAGAAGGAAGATGGAAAGTCTATATATAACCCAGTAAAGATAAATAGATATGGTGTTATTGAAGACTGGCCAAAAGGATTTTTTGATGAAAATGAGGAGAACTCTGCTGCTATTTTGAGAGCAGCAATGCAGAAAAGAAGAAAGGAACGTGGTAAGATAAATGATTAA
- a CDS encoding toprim domain-containing protein: protein MAKHVSADQVEVARNVDLIDYLERKGEPLKREGRYYRHQVHDSLVIKDQMYAWNSRDEKGAGVINFAKMFYGMSFPEAVIDLNEQGYKVKDNSQEQKPKEPYQYPSHYEVNDRTKAKDYLTNERKIHPKIVNWLENKNLIAQDKLGNVVFKWKQQGEIVGVDRQGTSPMKGGRMFKGIDRNSHGSGGFSVDIGRPNSIYLFESPIDALSYWSIKKEKLQNTRLVSMSGLKRQTMIDEVKRMGKEGHQVKQITFCTDNDKAGREFASNYYRLMSKEASKVEIPTNKDWNIDVRKKKESEIER from the coding sequence ATGGCCAAACATGTAAGCGCGGATCAAGTGGAGGTTGCTCGGAATGTGGATCTCATAGACTATCTGGAGCGTAAAGGGGAGCCATTGAAGAGAGAGGGGAGGTACTACCGACACCAAGTACATGATAGTTTAGTGATTAAAGACCAAATGTATGCCTGGAACTCCAGAGACGAGAAAGGAGCTGGGGTCATTAACTTTGCCAAGATGTTTTATGGGATGAGCTTTCCAGAAGCTGTGATTGATCTGAATGAGCAAGGTTATAAAGTGAAAGACAATTCTCAAGAGCAAAAGCCTAAGGAGCCTTATCAATATCCTTCACATTATGAAGTGAACGATAGGACAAAGGCTAAAGATTATCTAACGAATGAACGGAAGATTCATCCTAAGATCGTTAATTGGCTTGAAAATAAAAATTTAATAGCACAGGACAAGCTCGGAAATGTGGTTTTTAAGTGGAAACAGCAGGGAGAGATCGTAGGAGTAGACCGCCAAGGAACCAGTCCAATGAAAGGTGGACGAATGTTTAAAGGTATTGATAGGAACAGCCATGGTTCGGGTGGGTTTTCAGTAGATATTGGAAGACCTAATTCCATTTACCTTTTTGAAAGCCCGATTGATGCACTATCGTATTGGAGTATTAAGAAAGAAAAACTGCAGAATACTCGGTTAGTTTCCATGTCTGGGCTTAAGCGGCAGACCATGATTGATGAAGTCAAACGGATGGGCAAGGAAGGTCATCAGGTGAAGCAAATAACATTTTGTACGGATAATGATAAGGCTGGAAGGGAGTTTGCAAGTAATTATTACCGGCTAATGAGTAAAGAAGCATCTAAAGTTGAAATACCTACAAATAAAGACTGGAATATAGATGTTAGGAAAAAGAAAGAGTCAGAAATAGAAAGGTAG
- a CDS encoding ATP-dependent nuclease, protein MKITSVTLKNYRSFGEIPQKVHLDNITALIGGNSTGKTALISSLVRLFGQKNSERTLIKSDFHIPHNISPDDIEEINLFIEVRIEFPELVAEDESKTDSVPPFFRQMIVDRPGGIPYMRIRLEGKWIQGLTPEGDIEQDIYYITVPEGQPEEEAQQPIPVHQRNAIQLIYVPAMRDPMTQLKNASGTILWRILRNIEWPDTINEEIKEKMGPVMELFSEIPDVKSVKETLNKEWNSYHKDPRYSHTDLMFSSTDLTSILKKVEVHFSPNEDGNSSTIDRMGDGLRSLFYLTLVSSLLEIEQNMESDVKPALNILAVEEPENHVSPHLLGRVVSNLSNISNKENSQVVISSHSASIIKKIDPEQIRHMQIENHNSIVKGITLPDKQSESFTYIKEAVKAYPDLYFSKLVVLGEGDSEEIVMPKLLSAYDIYPDETSISIVPLGGRHVNHLWKLLNQLSIPHITLLDLDRERYGGGWGRIKYALKQLIENGHDPERLLSVIRNGDPYTYTVEQLEEFHERSNEEVENMECWISILESKNVFFSNPLDLDFSMLKSFEQQYKSTMTYGPRIPDETTDEYTEKKESSIQATLKSEKAKGVTYTEEEKKLMIWYNSLFLGRGKPSTHIAALSNLGKDEYLEKAPSELKSLAERVNELLVENRGSI, encoded by the coding sequence ATTAAAATAACTTCAGTAACTTTAAAAAATTATAGGTCCTTTGGAGAAATACCACAAAAGGTTCATTTAGATAACATAACAGCTTTAATAGGTGGAAATAGTACGGGTAAAACAGCTTTGATAAGTTCTTTAGTAAGGTTATTTGGCCAAAAAAATTCAGAAAGAACCCTTATTAAAAGTGACTTTCATATACCACATAACATATCACCAGATGATATAGAGGAAATCAATCTATTTATCGAAGTTAGAATTGAGTTTCCTGAATTAGTTGCAGAAGATGAGTCTAAAACTGACAGTGTGCCACCCTTTTTCAGACAAATGATAGTTGATAGGCCTGGTGGCATACCTTATATGAGGATTCGTTTAGAGGGAAAGTGGATACAAGGTCTAACACCAGAAGGGGATATAGAACAGGATATATATTATATTACTGTACCAGAAGGTCAACCGGAGGAAGAGGCACAACAGCCGATCCCTGTACATCAAAGAAATGCTATTCAATTAATATATGTACCAGCTATGAGAGATCCAATGACTCAGTTAAAGAATGCGTCGGGTACTATACTATGGAGGATACTACGAAATATTGAATGGCCTGATACAATTAATGAGGAAATTAAAGAGAAAATGGGTCCTGTTATGGAGCTGTTTAGTGAAATACCTGACGTGAAGAGTGTTAAAGAAACGCTTAATAAAGAATGGAATAGTTACCACAAGGATCCTAGATATAGTCATACTGATTTAATGTTTAGTAGTACTGATTTGACTTCAATTCTTAAAAAGGTAGAAGTACACTTTTCTCCAAATGAGGATGGAAATTCATCAACAATAGACAGAATGGGGGATGGTTTAAGGTCTTTGTTCTATCTTACATTAGTTTCTTCCTTATTGGAAATTGAACAGAATATGGAAAGTGATGTAAAACCAGCATTAAACATTTTAGCAGTAGAAGAGCCGGAAAATCATGTATCTCCTCATTTACTTGGTAGAGTGGTAAGCAATTTATCTAACATATCAAATAAAGAGAATTCCCAAGTAGTTATTTCTTCACATAGCGCTTCAATTATAAAGAAAATTGATCCTGAACAGATTAGACATATGCAGATAGAGAATCATAATTCAATTGTTAAAGGTATTACATTACCTGATAAGCAAAGTGAATCTTTTACTTATATAAAAGAAGCAGTGAAAGCATACCCGGACCTTTATTTCTCTAAATTAGTAGTTTTAGGTGAAGGGGATAGCGAAGAAATTGTAATGCCTAAGCTGTTAAGCGCATATGATATATATCCTGATGAAACTAGTATTTCTATTGTTCCATTAGGAGGCAGGCATGTGAACCATTTATGGAAGTTACTCAATCAGTTGTCAATCCCTCACATCACATTATTAGATTTAGATAGAGAAAGGTATGGAGGGGGATGGGGTAGAATAAAATATGCATTAAAGCAGTTGATTGAAAATGGACATGACCCTGAGCGGTTACTTAGTGTAATAAGAAATGGGGACCCGTACACATACACGGTTGAACAGCTAGAGGAGTTCCATGAGAGAAGTAATGAAGAGGTTGAGAATATGGAGTGTTGGATTAGTATATTAGAATCCAAGAATGTATTTTTTTCAAATCCATTAGACTTAGATTTTTCTATGCTTAAATCGTTCGAGCAGCAATATAAAAGCACAATGACCTATGGGCCAAGAATTCCTGACGAAACAACCGATGAATATACTGAGAAAAAGGAATCATCAATTCAGGCCACCCTTAAGAGTGAGAAAGCTAAGGGTGTAACATATACAGAAGAAGAGAAAAAATTGATGATATGGTATAATTCACTGTTTTTAGGTAGAGGAAAACCAAGTACTCATATTGCTGCATTGAGCAACTTAGGAAAAGATGAATATTTAGAAAAAGCACCTTCTGAGCTGAAAAGCTTAGCTGAACGAGTCAATGAGTTATTGGTTGAAAATAGAGGAAGCATATGA